One Malus domestica chromosome 11, GDT2T_hap1 genomic region harbors:
- the LOC103423023 gene encoding double-strand break repair protein MRE11-like isoform X2 yields the protein MGDLSREDFSNTLRILVATDCHLGYMEKDEVRRHDSFQAFDEICSIAQQKNVDFLLLGGDLFHENKPSRSTLVKAIEILRRHCLNDQPVQFQVVSDQTVNFPNTFGHVNYEDPHFNVGLPVFSIHGNHDDPAGVDNLSAVDILSACNLVNYFGKMGLGGSGVGQITVYPILMRKGATSVALYGLGNIRDERLNRMFQTPHAVQWMRPESQEGLEVSDWFNILVLHQNRVKTNPKNAINEHFLPRFLDFVVWGHEHECLVDPQEVPGMGFHITQPGSSVATSLIDGESKPKHVLLLEIKGNQYRPTKIPLTSVRPFEYTEIVLKDEPEIDPNDPNSILEHLDKVVNAQIEKSRKNVTGSQLQLPLVRIKVDYSGFMTINPQRFGQKYVGKVANPQDILIFSKASTKGRSEAKIDDSERLRPEELNQQNIEALVAENNLKMEILPVNDLDVALHNFVSKDDKMAFYSCVKYNLEETRKKIAKDPDTVTFEEEDLIVKVGECLQERVKERPTNSKSNSPFSSTAPPWEDFRSTSAAGTASAVSFSDDEDATQMTGSTSTARGRKGRTSTSEVGKGKTTARGRGRGRGRGRGTSTLKQTTLDASLGFRSSQRSASVAATAAVRSIADDGDDVDSPSSEEEAGKLGIDEVDNSSENDEIVPSRGRKRAAPRGRGRGSTQPSKRGRKSDRSAVNRMFMNKDDDDDDDEDVTKRLNKPLPRVTRNYGALRR from the exons ATGGGTGACTTGTCAAG GGAGGATTTTAGTAATACGCTTCGAATACTTGTTGCTACGGATTGCCATCTGGGTTATATGGAGAAGGATGAAGTACGGCGCCATGATTCATTCCAGGCATTTGATGAGATATGCTCAATAGCACAACAAAAAAAT GTGGATTTTTTGCTTCTGGGTGGTGATCTGTTCCATGAGAATAAGCCTTCAAGGTCAACACTAGTTAAGGCCATTGAGATTCTCCGCCGTCATTGCCTCAATGATCAGCCAGTGCAGTTCCAAGTTGTTAGCGACCAGACTGTGAATTTTCCAAATAC ATTTGGTCATGTAAATTATGAAGATCCTCACTTCAATGTTGGATTGCCAGTGTTTAGTATCCATGGAAATCATGACGACCCTGCTGGAGTG GATAATCTTTCTGCTGTCGATATTCTCTCAGCGTGCAACCTTGTAAACTATTTTGGGAAAATGGGTCTTGGGGGTTCTGGGGTTGGTCAGATCACTGTGTATCCTATTCTCATGAGGAAG GGTGCAACATCAGTGGCTCTTTATGGTCTCGGAAATATTAGAGATGAACGGCTCAATAGAATGTTTCAG ACACCACATGCTGTACAATGGATGAGACCTGAATCTCAAGAAGGGTTGGAAGTGTCAGACTGGTTCAACATTCTAGTGCTTCATCAGAACAG AGTGAAGACAAACCCAAAAAATGCCATCAATGAGCACTTTTTACCACGCTTCCTAGACTTCGTAGTGTGGGGGCATGAACACGAATGCCTCGTGGACCCTCAG GAAGTTCCGGGGATGGGATTTCACATTACACAACCTGGTTCTTCAGTTGCAACATCACTGATTGACGGAGAATCAAAGCCAAAGCATGTGCTCCTTTTAGAAATTAAG GGGAATCAATACCGTCCAACCAAGATTCCTTTGACGTCAGTGAGGCCTTTTGAGTACACAGAG ATTGTATTAAAAGATGAACCTGAAATTGATCCCAATGATCCTAATTCAATTCTTGAACACTTGGACAAAGTG GTCAACGCTCAGATAGAGAAATCTAGGAAAAATGTTACTGGATCACAGCTCCAACTTCCATTAGTTCGAATAAAG GTGGACTATTCTGGATTTATGACAATAAATCCTCAAAGATTTGGACAGAAGTATGTGGGGAAG GTTGCAAACCCACAAGACATTCTtatattttcaaaagcttcTACAAAGGGCCGGAGCGAAG CTAAAATTGATGATTCTGAACGGCTTCGCCCAGAAGAACTAAATCAGCAAAACATAGAGGCTTTGGTTGCCGAAAATAATCTG AAAATGGAGATCCTTCCTGTCAATGATTTGGACGTTGCATTACACAATTTTGTCAGTAAGGATGACAAAATGGCTTTCTATTCTTGCGTGAAATACAATCTTGAAGAAACTCGA AAGAAAATTGCTAAGGATCCAGATACAGTGACATTTGAAGAGGAAGATTTAATCGTTAAAGTCGGGGAGTGCTTGCAG GAACGTGTCAAGGAAAGACCTACGAACTCTAAGAGTAACTCTCCATTCTCTTCCACTGCCCCTCCTTGGGAG GATTTCAGAAGTACAAGTGCTGCTGGAACTGCAAGTGCAGTTTCCTTCAGTGACGATGAAGATGCAACGCAGATGACTGGCTCAACATCCACTGCCAGAGGCCGCAAGGGCAGAACGTCTACCTCAGAAGTTGGTAAGGGTAAAACTACTGCAAGAGGAAGGGGCAGGGGCAGGGGCAGGGGCAGGGGTACCAGTACCTTAAAGCAGACGACTCTCGATGCATCTCTTGGATTTCGGTCTTCTCAGAG ATCTGCATCAGTTGCTGCAACTGCTGCTGTACGAAGTATTGCTGATGATGGGGATGATGTGGATTCTCCTTCCAGTGAAGAAGAGGCGGGGAAACTTGGAATTGATGAGGTTGATAATAGTTCG GAAAATGATGAAATTGTTCCAAGTAGAGGACGGAAGAGGGCTGCTCCAAGGGGGAGAGGTAGAGGCTCTACGCAACCATCTAAGCGTGGAAGGAAATCAGATAGATCTGCAGTTAACCGAATGTTTATGAACAAAGATGATGACGACGACGATGATGAAGATGTGACAAAGAGATTAAATAAGCCTCTGCCTCGG GTCACGAGAAATTACGGTGCTCTTAGAAGGTAA
- the LOC103423023 gene encoding double-strand break repair protein MRE11-like isoform X3 — MSLRCVFASKFGHVNYEDPHFNVGLPVFSIHGNHDDPAGVDNLSAVDILSACNLVNYFGKMGLGGSGVGQITVYPILMRKGATSVALYGLGNIRDERLNRMFQTPHAVQWMRPESQEGLEVSDWFNILVLHQNRVKTNPKNAINEHFLPRFLDFVVWGHEHECLVDPQVPMNIALSIYATWTCAYKLECEVPGMGFHITQPGSSVATSLIDGESKPKHVLLLEIKGNQYRPTKIPLTSVRPFEYTEIVLKDEPEIDPNDPNSILEHLDKVVNAQIEKSRKNVTGSQLQLPLVRIKVDYSGFMTINPQRFGQKYVGKVANPQDILIFSKASTKGRSEAKIDDSERLRPEELNQQNIEALVAENNLKMEILPVNDLDVALHNFVSKDDKMAFYSCVKYNLEETRKKIAKDPDTVTFEEEDLIVKVGECLQERVKERPTNSKSNSPFSSTAPPWEDFRSTSAAGTASAVSFSDDEDATQMTGSTSTARGRKGRTSTSEVGKGKTTARGRGRGRGRGRGTSTLKQTTLDASLGFRSSQRSASVAATAAVRSIADDGDDVDSPSSEEEAGKLGIDEVDNSSENDEIVPSRGRKRAAPRGRGRGSTQPSKRGRKSDRSAVNRMFMNKDDDDDDDEDVTKRLNKPLPRVTRNYGALRR, encoded by the exons ATGTCACTCCGATGTGTTTTTGCATCCAA ATTTGGTCATGTAAATTATGAAGATCCTCACTTCAATGTTGGATTGCCAGTGTTTAGTATCCATGGAAATCATGACGACCCTGCTGGAGTG GATAATCTTTCTGCTGTCGATATTCTCTCAGCGTGCAACCTTGTAAACTATTTTGGGAAAATGGGTCTTGGGGGTTCTGGGGTTGGTCAGATCACTGTGTATCCTATTCTCATGAGGAAG GGTGCAACATCAGTGGCTCTTTATGGTCTCGGAAATATTAGAGATGAACGGCTCAATAGAATGTTTCAG ACACCACATGCTGTACAATGGATGAGACCTGAATCTCAAGAAGGGTTGGAAGTGTCAGACTGGTTCAACATTCTAGTGCTTCATCAGAACAG AGTGAAGACAAACCCAAAAAATGCCATCAATGAGCACTTTTTACCACGCTTCCTAGACTTCGTAGTGTGGGGGCATGAACACGAATGCCTCGTGGACCCTCAGGTGCCAATGAATATTGCTTTATCAATATATGCAACGTGGACATGTGCATACAAGCTTGAGTGT GAAGTTCCGGGGATGGGATTTCACATTACACAACCTGGTTCTTCAGTTGCAACATCACTGATTGACGGAGAATCAAAGCCAAAGCATGTGCTCCTTTTAGAAATTAAG GGGAATCAATACCGTCCAACCAAGATTCCTTTGACGTCAGTGAGGCCTTTTGAGTACACAGAG ATTGTATTAAAAGATGAACCTGAAATTGATCCCAATGATCCTAATTCAATTCTTGAACACTTGGACAAAGTG GTCAACGCTCAGATAGAGAAATCTAGGAAAAATGTTACTGGATCACAGCTCCAACTTCCATTAGTTCGAATAAAG GTGGACTATTCTGGATTTATGACAATAAATCCTCAAAGATTTGGACAGAAGTATGTGGGGAAG GTTGCAAACCCACAAGACATTCTtatattttcaaaagcttcTACAAAGGGCCGGAGCGAAG CTAAAATTGATGATTCTGAACGGCTTCGCCCAGAAGAACTAAATCAGCAAAACATAGAGGCTTTGGTTGCCGAAAATAATCTG AAAATGGAGATCCTTCCTGTCAATGATTTGGACGTTGCATTACACAATTTTGTCAGTAAGGATGACAAAATGGCTTTCTATTCTTGCGTGAAATACAATCTTGAAGAAACTCGA AAGAAAATTGCTAAGGATCCAGATACAGTGACATTTGAAGAGGAAGATTTAATCGTTAAAGTCGGGGAGTGCTTGCAG GAACGTGTCAAGGAAAGACCTACGAACTCTAAGAGTAACTCTCCATTCTCTTCCACTGCCCCTCCTTGGGAG GATTTCAGAAGTACAAGTGCTGCTGGAACTGCAAGTGCAGTTTCCTTCAGTGACGATGAAGATGCAACGCAGATGACTGGCTCAACATCCACTGCCAGAGGCCGCAAGGGCAGAACGTCTACCTCAGAAGTTGGTAAGGGTAAAACTACTGCAAGAGGAAGGGGCAGGGGCAGGGGCAGGGGCAGGGGTACCAGTACCTTAAAGCAGACGACTCTCGATGCATCTCTTGGATTTCGGTCTTCTCAGAG ATCTGCATCAGTTGCTGCAACTGCTGCTGTACGAAGTATTGCTGATGATGGGGATGATGTGGATTCTCCTTCCAGTGAAGAAGAGGCGGGGAAACTTGGAATTGATGAGGTTGATAATAGTTCG GAAAATGATGAAATTGTTCCAAGTAGAGGACGGAAGAGGGCTGCTCCAAGGGGGAGAGGTAGAGGCTCTACGCAACCATCTAAGCGTGGAAGGAAATCAGATAGATCTGCAGTTAACCGAATGTTTATGAACAAAGATGATGACGACGACGATGATGAAGATGTGACAAAGAGATTAAATAAGCCTCTGCCTCGG GTCACGAGAAATTACGGTGCTCTTAGAAGGTAA
- the LOC103423023 gene encoding double-strand break repair protein MRE11-like isoform X1: MGDLSREDFSNTLRILVATDCHLGYMEKDEVRRHDSFQAFDEICSIAQQKNVDFLLLGGDLFHENKPSRSTLVKAIEILRRHCLNDQPVQFQVVSDQTVNFPNTFGHVNYEDPHFNVGLPVFSIHGNHDDPAGVDNLSAVDILSACNLVNYFGKMGLGGSGVGQITVYPILMRKGATSVALYGLGNIRDERLNRMFQTPHAVQWMRPESQEGLEVSDWFNILVLHQNRVKTNPKNAINEHFLPRFLDFVVWGHEHECLVDPQVPMNIALSIYATWTCAYKLECEVPGMGFHITQPGSSVATSLIDGESKPKHVLLLEIKGNQYRPTKIPLTSVRPFEYTEIVLKDEPEIDPNDPNSILEHLDKVVNAQIEKSRKNVTGSQLQLPLVRIKVDYSGFMTINPQRFGQKYVGKVANPQDILIFSKASTKGRSEAKIDDSERLRPEELNQQNIEALVAENNLKMEILPVNDLDVALHNFVSKDDKMAFYSCVKYNLEETRKKIAKDPDTVTFEEEDLIVKVGECLQERVKERPTNSKSNSPFSSTAPPWEDFRSTSAAGTASAVSFSDDEDATQMTGSTSTARGRKGRTSTSEVGKGKTTARGRGRGRGRGRGTSTLKQTTLDASLGFRSSQRSASVAATAAVRSIADDGDDVDSPSSEEEAGKLGIDEVDNSSENDEIVPSRGRKRAAPRGRGRGSTQPSKRGRKSDRSAVNRMFMNKDDDDDDDEDVTKRLNKPLPRVTRNYGALRR, from the exons ATGGGTGACTTGTCAAG GGAGGATTTTAGTAATACGCTTCGAATACTTGTTGCTACGGATTGCCATCTGGGTTATATGGAGAAGGATGAAGTACGGCGCCATGATTCATTCCAGGCATTTGATGAGATATGCTCAATAGCACAACAAAAAAAT GTGGATTTTTTGCTTCTGGGTGGTGATCTGTTCCATGAGAATAAGCCTTCAAGGTCAACACTAGTTAAGGCCATTGAGATTCTCCGCCGTCATTGCCTCAATGATCAGCCAGTGCAGTTCCAAGTTGTTAGCGACCAGACTGTGAATTTTCCAAATAC ATTTGGTCATGTAAATTATGAAGATCCTCACTTCAATGTTGGATTGCCAGTGTTTAGTATCCATGGAAATCATGACGACCCTGCTGGAGTG GATAATCTTTCTGCTGTCGATATTCTCTCAGCGTGCAACCTTGTAAACTATTTTGGGAAAATGGGTCTTGGGGGTTCTGGGGTTGGTCAGATCACTGTGTATCCTATTCTCATGAGGAAG GGTGCAACATCAGTGGCTCTTTATGGTCTCGGAAATATTAGAGATGAACGGCTCAATAGAATGTTTCAG ACACCACATGCTGTACAATGGATGAGACCTGAATCTCAAGAAGGGTTGGAAGTGTCAGACTGGTTCAACATTCTAGTGCTTCATCAGAACAG AGTGAAGACAAACCCAAAAAATGCCATCAATGAGCACTTTTTACCACGCTTCCTAGACTTCGTAGTGTGGGGGCATGAACACGAATGCCTCGTGGACCCTCAGGTGCCAATGAATATTGCTTTATCAATATATGCAACGTGGACATGTGCATACAAGCTTGAGTGT GAAGTTCCGGGGATGGGATTTCACATTACACAACCTGGTTCTTCAGTTGCAACATCACTGATTGACGGAGAATCAAAGCCAAAGCATGTGCTCCTTTTAGAAATTAAG GGGAATCAATACCGTCCAACCAAGATTCCTTTGACGTCAGTGAGGCCTTTTGAGTACACAGAG ATTGTATTAAAAGATGAACCTGAAATTGATCCCAATGATCCTAATTCAATTCTTGAACACTTGGACAAAGTG GTCAACGCTCAGATAGAGAAATCTAGGAAAAATGTTACTGGATCACAGCTCCAACTTCCATTAGTTCGAATAAAG GTGGACTATTCTGGATTTATGACAATAAATCCTCAAAGATTTGGACAGAAGTATGTGGGGAAG GTTGCAAACCCACAAGACATTCTtatattttcaaaagcttcTACAAAGGGCCGGAGCGAAG CTAAAATTGATGATTCTGAACGGCTTCGCCCAGAAGAACTAAATCAGCAAAACATAGAGGCTTTGGTTGCCGAAAATAATCTG AAAATGGAGATCCTTCCTGTCAATGATTTGGACGTTGCATTACACAATTTTGTCAGTAAGGATGACAAAATGGCTTTCTATTCTTGCGTGAAATACAATCTTGAAGAAACTCGA AAGAAAATTGCTAAGGATCCAGATACAGTGACATTTGAAGAGGAAGATTTAATCGTTAAAGTCGGGGAGTGCTTGCAG GAACGTGTCAAGGAAAGACCTACGAACTCTAAGAGTAACTCTCCATTCTCTTCCACTGCCCCTCCTTGGGAG GATTTCAGAAGTACAAGTGCTGCTGGAACTGCAAGTGCAGTTTCCTTCAGTGACGATGAAGATGCAACGCAGATGACTGGCTCAACATCCACTGCCAGAGGCCGCAAGGGCAGAACGTCTACCTCAGAAGTTGGTAAGGGTAAAACTACTGCAAGAGGAAGGGGCAGGGGCAGGGGCAGGGGCAGGGGTACCAGTACCTTAAAGCAGACGACTCTCGATGCATCTCTTGGATTTCGGTCTTCTCAGAG ATCTGCATCAGTTGCTGCAACTGCTGCTGTACGAAGTATTGCTGATGATGGGGATGATGTGGATTCTCCTTCCAGTGAAGAAGAGGCGGGGAAACTTGGAATTGATGAGGTTGATAATAGTTCG GAAAATGATGAAATTGTTCCAAGTAGAGGACGGAAGAGGGCTGCTCCAAGGGGGAGAGGTAGAGGCTCTACGCAACCATCTAAGCGTGGAAGGAAATCAGATAGATCTGCAGTTAACCGAATGTTTATGAACAAAGATGATGACGACGACGATGATGAAGATGTGACAAAGAGATTAAATAAGCCTCTGCCTCGG GTCACGAGAAATTACGGTGCTCTTAGAAGGTAA